One genomic region from Aneurinibacillus sp. REN35 encodes:
- a CDS encoding S1 RNA-binding domain-containing protein has product MSNIAVGNILEGTVVGVQSFGAFVNIGENKQGLVHISQIASSYVEDINQFVKVGDKVQVKVLEIKSDGKISLTMRIHEEKKEDRRPFKKRDDHRGSGGRSNSPRVNNAKEDFEGMMKRWLKTSEDKMGDLGKREKRR; this is encoded by the coding sequence TTGAGTAACATCGCTGTCGGCAATATTTTAGAAGGTACCGTGGTAGGAGTTCAATCTTTTGGCGCTTTCGTTAATATCGGAGAAAACAAGCAGGGGCTCGTTCATATCTCGCAAATTGCCTCTTCTTATGTGGAAGATATTAACCAGTTCGTTAAAGTTGGCGACAAAGTACAGGTTAAAGTGCTGGAGATTAAGAGCGACGGTAAGATTTCTTTAACGATGAGAATTCATGAGGAAAAGAAAGAAGACCGCCGTCCGTTTAAGAAGCGTGACGACCACCGGGGTTCGGGCGGACGTTCTAATAGCCCACGCGTTAATAACGCAAAGGAAGATTTCGAAGGCATGATGAAGCGCTGGTTGAAAACAAGCGAAGACAAGATGGGCGATCTGGGCAAGCGCGAGAAAAGACGCTAA
- the pyrB gene encoding aspartate carbamoyltransferase: protein MSLYHVLGAKQFTRPMLDEIFENTRRMEAVVEQGGSDCYSNKVMTTLFFEPSTRTRLSFESAMSRLGGKVIGTENAAQFSSTIKGETLEDTIRVVSGYSDIIVIRHTDIGAAQRASEVATVPILNAGDGAGEHPTQSLLDLYTIEKELGRLDNLHIVMIGDLANGRTVHSLSYLLANYKDIHISFTAPENAQIPTYVKKYLDEKGISYEEEHDLTKVAKTADVLYQTRIQKERFTSLDEYEKARGQYVIDQELLSVMKQESIILHPLPRAGEIAVEVDEDPRAAYFRQAQNGLYVRMALIDKCFA, encoded by the coding sequence ATGTCGTTATATCATGTACTAGGGGCTAAACAATTTACCCGCCCAATGCTCGATGAAATTTTTGAGAATACCCGCCGAATGGAAGCGGTCGTAGAACAGGGCGGAAGTGATTGCTATAGCAATAAAGTCATGACCACATTATTCTTTGAACCAAGCACCCGTACTCGTCTCTCCTTCGAATCAGCCATGTCGCGCCTTGGCGGCAAGGTAATTGGAACTGAGAATGCGGCACAGTTCTCTTCTACGATTAAAGGTGAAACGCTTGAAGATACGATTCGTGTCGTATCCGGATACAGCGATATAATTGTCATCCGTCACACCGATATTGGCGCTGCACAACGCGCTTCTGAAGTAGCAACGGTTCCGATTCTTAATGCCGGAGATGGAGCAGGAGAGCATCCGACGCAATCTTTGCTGGATTTGTATACGATCGAGAAAGAGCTGGGGCGTCTTGATAATCTGCATATTGTCATGATTGGTGATTTGGCGAATGGACGGACTGTGCACTCCTTATCCTATCTACTAGCAAATTACAAAGATATTCATATTTCATTTACAGCTCCGGAAAATGCACAAATTCCTACGTATGTAAAGAAGTATCTAGATGAAAAAGGGATCTCCTATGAGGAAGAGCATGACCTGACCAAAGTAGCCAAAACAGCAGATGTGCTGTATCAGACCCGCATCCAGAAGGAGCGATTTACCTCGCTTGATGAATATGAAAAAGCGCGTGGCCAATACGTCATTGATCAGGAATTGCTCTCTGTTATGAAGCAGGAGAGTATTATTTTACACCCGCTGCCGCGTGCGGGAGAAATTGCGGTCGAGGTAGATGAAGACCCGCGTGCCGCATACTTTCGTCAGGCGCAGAACGGATTGTATGTCCGCATGGCGCTCATTGATAAGTGCTTCGCATAA
- the pepF gene encoding oligoendopeptidase F, translating into MRRRILLPLAGILCGVLLLSDEGVWQRRIHPSTGVTAKTVQESEADRWDLSRLYPTTEDWQKEIEQLKKEIPLLSTYKGKLGDASKLHAMLRKEEEVARMLEKAYIYAQLGFDTDSTDPAAQRRVDEARQTAQKLSLTVSYAAPELMSLSDQELDRMYGREKGLLRYKRYITELRKDKKHVLTEKEERLLALTGEAMGTSSQTYRYLLDTDMIFPSIQDRAGRTIAVDRTSYPTLFTSPDRELRRRAYESVYGTYNQYRNTFASLLQGEVRKHVVYAKARNYPSARYAALHGTEIPERVYDNLIATVRRRLHLLHRYTEVKKRTLRLSTVHKYDLYMPLFSAKKEEYPLTRAKAMVREGLTPLGPAYQKRLDEAFANRSMDVYSRKGKAGGAYQTAVYGYPPYVLLNYRGRLDDVLTMAHELGHAMHSVYANEAQDYLNADYSVFAAEVASTVNESLLLRSWIAQSKQPQEKAALLNRYLDTFQGTLFTQTLFAEFERDIHQAQERGETLNADNLSRRYRKLVSDYYGPLLTVDKHVGMEWARIPHFYKNFYVYQYATGFSAATALADAMLTGGVKERERYLSFLKIGGAEPPLPALAKAGVDLRDPRVIERALDVFEANLNELEQLSKQVQRTTVE; encoded by the coding sequence ATGCGAAGACGAATACTTCTGCCGCTTGCAGGAATTCTCTGCGGCGTATTGCTGTTAAGTGATGAGGGTGTATGGCAGAGACGCATTCATCCAAGCACTGGCGTTACCGCAAAAACAGTGCAGGAAAGCGAAGCCGATCGGTGGGATCTCTCTCGTCTCTATCCAACTACAGAAGACTGGCAGAAAGAAATCGAGCAGTTAAAAAAGGAGATTCCGCTGCTTTCCACCTATAAAGGTAAGCTAGGAGATGCCAGCAAACTGCATGCGATGTTGCGCAAGGAGGAAGAGGTAGCTCGGATGCTTGAAAAAGCCTACATCTACGCCCAGCTCGGATTCGATACGGATTCGACAGACCCTGCTGCCCAGCGGCGGGTCGATGAAGCAAGGCAGACAGCACAAAAGCTTTCCTTGACTGTCTCCTATGCGGCACCGGAGCTTATGTCTCTCAGCGATCAGGAACTGGATAGGATGTACGGGAGAGAGAAGGGGCTTCTGCGCTACAAACGCTATATTACTGAGCTGCGCAAGGATAAGAAGCATGTGCTAACAGAGAAGGAAGAGCGGCTTCTTGCGCTGACGGGTGAGGCGATGGGGACGTCTTCTCAAACCTATCGATATTTATTAGATACGGATATGATTTTTCCATCAATTCAAGATAGAGCAGGCAGAACCATTGCTGTCGATCGCACAAGCTATCCGACCCTGTTTACTTCACCTGACCGCGAATTGCGTCGTCGGGCATATGAGTCCGTGTACGGAACCTACAACCAGTACCGTAATACGTTCGCCTCCCTTCTGCAAGGAGAGGTCCGCAAACATGTTGTCTATGCCAAAGCACGCAACTATCCATCAGCTCGTTACGCAGCGCTGCATGGCACAGAGATTCCAGAGCGTGTGTATGATAATCTCATCGCTACAGTGCGCCGACGCCTGCATCTACTGCATCGTTATACGGAAGTAAAGAAGCGCACGCTCAGGCTTTCGACTGTACATAAATACGATCTTTATATGCCGCTGTTCTCTGCGAAGAAGGAGGAATATCCCCTTACCCGCGCCAAAGCCATGGTACGAGAAGGGTTAACTCCGCTTGGTCCGGCATATCAGAAGCGGCTTGATGAGGCATTTGCAAACCGTTCGATGGATGTATACAGCCGCAAGGGAAAGGCAGGGGGAGCATATCAGACCGCCGTCTACGGATATCCGCCATATGTATTGTTGAATTATCGTGGAAGATTGGACGATGTGCTAACGATGGCACATGAGCTGGGACATGCGATGCATTCTGTTTATGCGAACGAAGCGCAGGATTATTTGAATGCCGATTACAGCGTGTTCGCAGCTGAAGTAGCTTCTACTGTTAATGAATCGCTGCTGCTTCGCAGTTGGATTGCGCAGTCAAAACAACCTCAGGAGAAGGCAGCGCTTTTGAACCGTTATTTGGACACCTTTCAAGGCACATTGTTTACCCAGACGTTATTTGCCGAATTTGAGCGGGACATTCATCAAGCCCAGGAGCGAGGGGAGACGTTGAACGCAGACAATCTTTCCCGAAGATATCGCAAGCTGGTCTCGGATTATTACGGACCGCTTCTTACGGTAGATAAGCATGTTGGGATGGAGTGGGCGCGTATTCCGCATTTTTATAAAAATTTCTATGTGTATCAATATGCGACGGGTTTCTCGGCGGCGACGGCACTCGCGGATGCGATGCTTACGGGAGGGGTGAAGGAGCGGGAGCGCTATCTCTCCTTTTTAAAGATCGGAGGAGCAGAACCGCCGCTTCCGGCACTTGCCAAAGCTGGGGTTGATCTTCGTGATCCGCGTGTGATTGAACGAGCGCTTGATGTATTTGAAGCAAATCTAAATGAATTGGAGCAGCTTTCAAAGCAGGTGCAGCGCACAACAGTGGAATAA